A part of Desulfotomaculum nigrificans DSM 574 genomic DNA contains:
- a CDS encoding class I SAM-dependent rRNA methyltransferase has translation MAKVILHQGKQKRIANGHPWIYRSEVKEITGDFTPGDIVEVVDYRDKFIGKGYINPASQIMIRIMTRDPEEEINEEFFRRRIQAAWQYRQHVVRDSNACRVVFGEADFLPALIVDKFGDYLAVQTLALGIDVHKDTIVKVLQEIIQPKGIYERNDVSVRQLEGLPLTTGFIGEPFDPKVVIKENGIRFVVDLAGGQKTGYFLDQRENRLALQGLVKGCRVLDCFCHTGTFSMYAAKFGAREVLGLDIAAPALEVARVNARLNGYSDICTFKETNSFDELRAMEKAGEKFDVVILDPPAFTKSRQAVEGAIRGYKEINLRGMKLLPPGGFLITCSCSYHMKEDIFLEVVMDAGRDAGRQLRLVELRRQAKDHPMLLAMPENHYLKCVVLQVW, from the coding sequence ATGGCCAAGGTTATCTTACATCAGGGAAAACAAAAACGGATTGCCAATGGTCATCCCTGGATTTACCGTAGCGAGGTAAAGGAAATTACCGGCGATTTTACGCCCGGGGATATTGTGGAAGTAGTGGATTACCGGGACAAATTCATAGGTAAAGGTTATATAAATCCCGCCTCCCAAATTATGATCCGGATTATGACCAGAGATCCTGAAGAAGAAATTAACGAAGAATTCTTTCGTCGGAGAATTCAGGCGGCCTGGCAGTACCGGCAGCATGTGGTGAGGGACAGTAATGCTTGCCGAGTGGTTTTTGGCGAAGCAGATTTTCTACCGGCTTTAATAGTGGACAAATTTGGCGATTATTTGGCGGTGCAAACCCTGGCCCTGGGGATTGATGTCCATAAGGACACCATAGTTAAAGTACTGCAAGAAATCATTCAGCCTAAAGGCATATACGAGCGTAATGACGTATCTGTGCGACAATTAGAAGGGCTACCCCTTACCACTGGCTTTATCGGGGAACCCTTTGATCCCAAGGTGGTAATTAAGGAGAATGGCATACGTTTTGTGGTGGATTTGGCAGGTGGACAAAAAACCGGGTATTTTCTGGATCAGCGGGAAAACCGGCTGGCCTTACAGGGATTAGTTAAAGGCTGCCGGGTGCTGGATTGTTTCTGCCACACCGGTACCTTTTCCATGTATGCCGCCAAGTTTGGAGCCAGGGAGGTTTTAGGCCTGGATATTGCGGCACCGGCTTTGGAAGTGGCCCGGGTCAATGCCCGGTTAAACGGTTATAGTGATATTTGTACCTTTAAAGAGACCAATAGCTTTGACGAGTTAAGGGCTATGGAAAAGGCCGGTGAAAAGTTTGACGTGGTGATATTAGATCCACCGGCCTTTACCAAGTCCCGCCAAGCCGTTGAGGGTGCCATTAGGGGATATAAGGAAATTAATCTAAGGGGTATGAAGTTGCTACCACCCGGAGGTTTTCTTATTACCTGTTCCTGTTCCTACCATATGAAAGAGGATATATTTTTAGAGGTTGTCATGGATGCCGGCAGAGATGCGGGACGGCAGTTGAGGTTGGTGGAACTACGACGCCAAGCCAAGGATCACCCCATGCTGTTAGCCATGCCGGAAAACCATTATTTGAAGTGTGTTGTGTTACAGGTGTGGTAG
- a CDS encoding amidohydrolase gives MSKLLIRGATILTMEGPDAIIDNGEILMEDGWITHVGLPGSAPGYFDMDEVIEADGQVAMPGFINCHTHAAMTLLRGYADDMPLMKWLTDKIWPFEGRLTSEDIYWGTMLACLEMIKSGTTCFCDMYDFMPMVAQVVEKTGMRAVLSRGMIGVAPTGQRALADAEELVKEWNGKAEGRITVMLGPHAPYTCPPEYLDKVMNLAAKLKVGINIHVAETRTEFEDILKQYGKTPVQHLDSLGLFKFPVLAAHCVHLDQTDMEILAQKAMGIAYNPQSNMKLASGIAPVAQLLELGATVGIGTDGTASNNNLDMLEELRAGSFLQKVSTMNPEVLPAYRTLQMATIDGALCLGLGDRVGLIKEGMRADIILIDTRQPHMCPQHNLVANIAYAANSSDIRTVIIDGKLVMLDRVVLTIDEEKVMAEVQQRAKRLANES, from the coding sequence TTGAGTAAACTACTTATCCGCGGGGCGACCATCCTAACCATGGAAGGTCCGGACGCCATCATTGATAACGGTGAAATTTTAATGGAGGACGGGTGGATTACTCACGTGGGACTGCCTGGTTCGGCACCCGGTTACTTCGACATGGATGAGGTCATTGAGGCTGATGGGCAAGTGGCTATGCCTGGCTTTATTAATTGTCATACCCATGCAGCCATGACTTTACTCCGGGGTTATGCCGATGATATGCCATTAATGAAATGGCTAACTGATAAAATTTGGCCCTTTGAAGGTAGGTTAACCAGTGAGGACATTTACTGGGGTACCATGTTGGCTTGTTTGGAAATGATTAAGTCCGGCACTACCTGTTTTTGTGACATGTATGACTTTATGCCTATGGTAGCCCAGGTAGTGGAAAAGACAGGTATGAGAGCGGTATTGTCCCGAGGTATGATCGGAGTGGCACCCACCGGTCAGAGAGCACTGGCTGATGCTGAGGAACTGGTAAAAGAGTGGAACGGTAAAGCCGAAGGGCGTATCACTGTAATGCTGGGTCCCCATGCTCCATATACCTGTCCCCCGGAATATTTGGATAAGGTAATGAACTTAGCGGCTAAGCTTAAGGTGGGCATAAACATTCATGTGGCCGAGACTCGGACTGAGTTTGAGGATATACTAAAGCAATATGGGAAAACTCCTGTACAACATTTAGATAGTCTGGGATTATTTAAGTTTCCGGTTTTAGCGGCCCATTGTGTTCATTTGGACCAGACCGATATGGAAATTTTAGCTCAAAAGGCTATGGGTATTGCCTATAATCCCCAGAGCAACATGAAGTTGGCCAGTGGTATTGCTCCGGTGGCTCAACTTTTAGAACTGGGGGCCACCGTAGGAATAGGCACCGATGGTACCGCCAGCAACAACAACCTGGACATGCTGGAGGAACTGCGGGCCGGTTCTTTCCTGCAAAAGGTGAGCACCATGAACCCGGAGGTACTGCCTGCCTATCGTACCCTGCAGATGGCCACCATTGACGGAGCTCTGTGCCTGGGCCTGGGCGACCGGGTAGGATTAATTAAGGAAGGCATGCGGGCGGACATTATTTTAATAGATACCAGACAACCGCACATGTGTCCCCAGCATAACCTGGTGGCCAATATTGCCTACGCCGCTAACTCCAGTGATATTAGGACAGTGATTATTGACGGTAAACTGGTAATGCTGGATCGGGTGGTACTGACCATTGATGAAGAAAAGGTGATGGCGGAAGTTCAACAAAGGGCGAAAAGACTGGCCAATGAGTCATAG
- a CDS encoding class II aldolase/adducin family protein gives MKLAVERAKDKVARLSKKLIEYGLVAGTWGNLSTLVPEENVVVITPSGMDYNCIQSADMVVLNLAGEVMDGERRPSSEAPLHLSIYRARQDVAGIVHTHSEVASAFAVARKPIQPVVEDAAMLVGGPVEVAAYALPGTAELAQNVVTALGQRNAVLMANHGLVGVGRSIEEAFTICQVVEKCARIYAWANTLGKPVILPEGDVAKLYRAYRESYGQPKK, from the coding sequence TTGAAATTAGCTGTGGAGCGGGCCAAAGATAAGGTAGCTCGGTTGAGTAAAAAACTAATCGAGTACGGGTTAGTGGCTGGCACCTGGGGTAACCTCTCCACCTTGGTGCCGGAAGAAAATGTAGTGGTTATTACACCCAGCGGGATGGATTATAACTGCATCCAATCAGCAGACATGGTGGTTTTAAACTTGGCCGGAGAGGTTATGGACGGCGAACGCAGACCCTCCAGCGAAGCACCTTTACATTTATCCATTTACCGGGCCAGACAGGATGTGGCCGGGATTGTGCATACCCATAGTGAAGTGGCCAGCGCCTTTGCCGTGGCCAGAAAGCCCATCCAGCCGGTGGTGGAAGATGCGGCCATGCTGGTGGGTGGACCAGTGGAAGTGGCGGCCTATGCATTACCGGGTACCGCAGAGTTGGCCCAAAATGTGGTAACTGCTTTAGGTCAGCGCAATGCTGTGTTAATGGCCAATCATGGTTTGGTGGGGGTAGGCAGAAGCATAGAAGAGGCCTTTACCATTTGCCAGGTGGTAGAAAAGTGCGCTCGTATTTATGCCTGGGCTAACACGTTAGGTAAACCGGTGATATTACCGGAAGGCGATGTAGCCAAGTTATACCGGGCTTACCGTGAGTCATATGGTCAGCCCAAAAAATAA
- a CDS encoding adenosylhomocysteinase, whose protein sequence is MAKSLIRDISLASAGRLKIDWVRQHMPVLNVIREQFEQEQPFKGIRIAVCIHLEAKTAYLAEVLKAGGAEVSISGSNPLSTQDDVAAALVQSGINVYSWYNATDAEYKDHLLHLIDDQPDIVIDDGGDVVHLLHTERTERAAKILGGCEETTTGVLRLRALEKQGGLKFPMIAVNDAYCKYLFDNRYGTGESVWSGIMRTTNLITAGKTVVVAGYGWCGKGVAMRAKGLGAKVIVTEVDPVKAIEAYMDGFQPMNSLEAARLGDIFITVTGCKDVFTGRHYELMKDGAILCNAGHFDVEVNKPDLVAMATSRRIVRKDIEEFTLKDGRKLYLLAEGRLVNLAAGDGHPAEIMDMSFALQALSARYILEQAKNLTNKVYVVPKEIDHRVATLKLNSLGVHIDTLTAEQEAYINSWNHAT, encoded by the coding sequence ATGGCCAAAAGCCTAATTAGAGATATTTCTTTAGCTTCGGCTGGTCGGCTTAAAATTGATTGGGTCCGTCAACACATGCCGGTGTTAAATGTAATTAGGGAACAATTTGAACAGGAACAACCTTTTAAGGGTATCCGAATAGCGGTGTGTATTCACCTGGAAGCTAAAACCGCTTATTTAGCTGAGGTGCTTAAGGCCGGCGGGGCAGAGGTATCTATCTCCGGCTCAAATCCCCTGTCTACCCAGGATGACGTGGCCGCCGCTCTGGTGCAGTCCGGCATAAATGTTTATTCCTGGTACAACGCCACCGATGCTGAATATAAAGATCACCTATTGCATTTAATTGATGACCAACCGGACATTGTTATTGATGATGGTGGGGATGTGGTTCATTTACTGCATACGGAAAGAACTGAACGAGCAGCTAAAATTTTAGGGGGCTGTGAAGAGACCACCACCGGGGTCTTACGCCTGCGGGCCCTGGAAAAGCAAGGGGGACTTAAATTCCCCATGATCGCTGTTAACGATGCCTACTGTAAATATCTTTTTGACAATCGCTACGGCACCGGTGAATCGGTGTGGTCCGGCATTATGCGCACCACCAATTTAATCACTGCCGGTAAAACAGTGGTGGTGGCCGGTTATGGCTGGTGTGGCAAGGGTGTTGCTATGCGAGCCAAAGGTTTAGGGGCCAAGGTCATTGTTACCGAAGTGGATCCGGTGAAGGCCATCGAAGCTTACATGGACGGGTTCCAACCGATGAATAGTTTAGAAGCGGCCAGATTAGGCGATATTTTTATCACTGTTACCGGTTGTAAAGATGTGTTTACCGGTCGGCATTATGAATTGATGAAAGACGGAGCCATTCTGTGCAACGCCGGCCACTTTGATGTGGAGGTAAATAAGCCGGATCTGGTGGCCATGGCTACCTCCCGCAGGATCGTGCGGAAAGATATTGAAGAATTTACTCTCAAAGACGGTCGTAAACTATACCTCTTGGCTGAAGGTCGCTTGGTAAATCTGGCCGCCGGTGACGGGCACCCGGCGGAGATTATGGATATGTCCTTTGCTTTGCAGGCATTAAGCGCCAGATATATTTTGGAGCAGGCTAAAAATTTAACCAATAAGGTATATGTGGTACCCAAGGAAATAGACCACCGGGTAGCCACATTAAAGTTAAATTCCCTGGGCGTGCACATTGATACCCTTACTGCCGAACAGGAAGCGTATATCAATAGCTGGAATCATGCCACATAG
- the mtnA gene encoding S-methyl-5-thioribose-1-phosphate isomerase: MDAIIWENDHLRLLDQTKLPGTMEYIECYDYRTVAESIKRLAVRGAPAIGAAAAYGLVLGAKQINTTDRKEFLEKLEAIAGELRATRPTAVNLAWALDRMLMRVNTSSEQDVEKIRRVMLEEAHAIYQEDVQSNRKMGEFGQELLPNGARVLTHCNAGALATAGYGTALGVIRAAKEKGKEVSVFADETRPLLQGARLTAWEMVQEGIPVTLITDGMAGYLMAKKKVDCVIVGADRITANGDVANKIGTYGVAVLANYHKIPFYVAAPLSTIDMTLSSGEEIPIEERDPKEVTHHAGQAMAPDGVQVWNPAFDVTPNSLVTAIITEMGIIYPPYTENLAKICKPNK; encoded by the coding sequence ATGGATGCCATCATTTGGGAAAATGACCACCTCCGGTTGCTGGATCAGACTAAGTTACCAGGCACCATGGAATATATCGAATGTTACGATTACCGCACAGTGGCAGAGTCCATCAAAAGATTGGCCGTTAGGGGAGCGCCGGCTATTGGCGCGGCGGCAGCCTATGGTCTGGTGCTGGGAGCAAAGCAAATCAATACCACCGACCGAAAAGAGTTTTTAGAAAAATTGGAGGCTATTGCCGGCGAACTGCGGGCTACCCGGCCCACGGCGGTCAATTTGGCCTGGGCCCTGGACCGGATGCTGATGCGGGTAAATACCTCGTCTGAGCAAGATGTAGAGAAGATCCGCCGGGTGATGCTGGAGGAAGCCCATGCCATTTATCAAGAGGACGTGCAAAGCAACCGCAAAATGGGGGAATTTGGCCAGGAACTGCTGCCCAATGGGGCCAGGGTGTTAACCCACTGTAATGCCGGTGCTTTGGCTACGGCTGGTTACGGCACTGCCCTGGGGGTCATTCGGGCCGCCAAGGAAAAGGGTAAAGAGGTCAGTGTATTTGCGGATGAAACCAGACCTTTACTGCAGGGGGCCCGTTTAACGGCTTGGGAGATGGTGCAGGAGGGGATTCCGGTTACCTTGATTACCGATGGTATGGCCGGTTATTTAATGGCCAAAAAGAAGGTTGATTGTGTCATTGTAGGTGCTGACAGAATCACGGCCAACGGTGATGTGGCTAATAAAATTGGTACCTACGGGGTGGCTGTACTGGCAAATTACCATAAGATTCCTTTTTACGTAGCAGCTCCCCTTTCTACCATCGACATGACCCTATCTAGCGGTGAGGAGATTCCCATTGAAGAACGTGATCCCAAAGAGGTTACTCATCATGCGGGGCAGGCCATGGCTCCTGACGGGGTACAGGTGTGGAACCCAGCCTTTGATGTTACCCCTAACTCACTGGTAACGGCTATCATTACGGAAATGGGTATCATTTATCCGCCTTACACAGAAAACTTGGCTAAAATTTGCAAACCCAATAAGTAG
- the mtnP gene encoding S-methyl-5'-thioadenosine phosphorylase yields MSVRIAIIGGTGVYDPNILTNIRDEMVSTPYGDVSLKIGDYQGKSVAFLNRHGAGHSVPPHLVNYRANIAALKELGVKSIFATAAVGSLNEKMAPGHFVFADQFLDFTKTRKNTFFEGGPQGVVHIDMTDPYCPELRQVLAKAAAELGLTYHQGGTYVTAEGPRFETPAEIRMYKMLGGDLVGMTSVPEVVLAREKEMCYANISMVTNFAAGISPTKLTHQEVLDVMAANAENLRKLAMRAISLIDPERDCLCQDALEKINKE; encoded by the coding sequence GTGTCAGTTCGGATAGCTATTATTGGCGGAACGGGTGTATACGACCCCAATATTTTAACTAATATCAGAGATGAGATGGTAAGCACCCCTTACGGGGATGTGAGCTTAAAGATTGGTGATTACCAGGGAAAATCAGTGGCCTTTTTAAACCGCCACGGGGCCGGGCATTCGGTGCCACCGCACCTGGTAAACTACCGGGCCAACATTGCTGCCCTGAAGGAGTTAGGAGTCAAAAGTATCTTTGCCACTGCTGCAGTGGGCTCACTAAATGAGAAGATGGCCCCGGGTCATTTTGTTTTTGCCGATCAATTTTTGGATTTTACCAAGACTCGTAAGAATACCTTCTTTGAGGGTGGACCCCAGGGTGTCGTGCATATTGATATGACTGATCCCTATTGTCCGGAACTGCGGCAGGTTTTAGCTAAAGCTGCTGCCGAGTTAGGTTTAACTTACCACCAGGGTGGTACTTACGTTACTGCTGAAGGACCGCGTTTTGAAACACCGGCGGAGATACGCATGTATAAAATGCTGGGTGGCGATTTAGTAGGCATGACCAGTGTACCAGAGGTCGTTTTAGCCCGGGAGAAGGAAATGTGCTACGCCAATATCTCCATGGTGACTAACTTTGCTGCCGGCATTTCGCCCACTAAGTTAACCCATCAGGAAGTATTGGATGTGATGGCGGCCAACGCTGAAAACCTGCGTAAGTTAGCCATGCGGGCCATTAGTCTGATTGATCCGGAAAGAGATTGTCTCTGTCAGGATGCGCTGGAGAAAATTAATAAGGAGTGA
- the ftsY gene encoding signal recognition particle-docking protein FtsY, with protein MGFFSRLKESLAKTRETFVEKIDQVFTGRKGIDEELYEDLEEVLIQADVGVQTAMTLVERVRKGVKARNVQDPARLKDIFQEELEYLMGDKISPINTNPDGPTVIMVVGVNGVGKTTTIGKMAHNYKEQGKKVLLAAGDTFRAAAIDQLEIWADRVGVDIIKHQEGADPGAVAYDAVHAARSRKADVLLIDTAGRLHNKGHLMEELRKVHRIIAREMPGAPHEVLLVLDATTGQNALSQAKIFSEAVNVTGIALTKLDGTAKGGVITAIVTEMAIPVKLIGIGERMDDLRPFNPKDFIAALYGLNKEDE; from the coding sequence GTGGGCTTCTTTAGCCGTTTAAAGGAAAGTTTAGCCAAGACCCGGGAGACTTTCGTAGAGAAGATTGATCAGGTATTTACCGGTCGTAAGGGAATTGATGAAGAGCTTTATGAGGACCTGGAGGAAGTATTAATTCAGGCTGATGTAGGTGTGCAAACGGCCATGACCCTGGTGGAGCGGGTCCGTAAGGGGGTAAAAGCCAGAAACGTCCAGGATCCCGCCCGTTTGAAAGATATTTTTCAGGAAGAGCTGGAATACCTGATGGGGGATAAAATTTCACCCATCAACACCAACCCCGATGGTCCCACCGTGATTATGGTGGTGGGGGTGAACGGTGTAGGTAAAACCACTACCATTGGTAAGATGGCTCACAATTATAAGGAACAGGGTAAAAAGGTACTGCTGGCTGCCGGCGACACCTTCCGAGCAGCGGCCATTGACCAATTGGAAATTTGGGCTGACCGGGTAGGGGTAGATATCATCAAACACCAGGAAGGGGCAGATCCCGGTGCGGTGGCTTACGATGCGGTACATGCCGCCCGTTCCCGGAAGGCGGATGTGTTATTGATTGATACTGCCGGACGCTTGCACAACAAGGGTCACTTGATGGAGGAGTTAAGAAAGGTGCACCGGATCATTGCCAGGGAAATGCCCGGGGCACCCCATGAGGTATTGTTGGTATTGGATGCCACCACCGGTCAAAATGCTTTAAGCCAGGCCAAAATATTCAGTGAGGCGGTTAACGTTACCGGTATTGCCCTGACCAAATTGGATGGTACCGCCAAGGGCGGTGTAATAACCGCCATTGTTACAGAAATGGCCATTCCGGTCAAGTTGATTGGTATCGGTGAGCGGATGGATGACTTGCGACCCTTTAATCCAAAGGACTTCATAGCTGCTCTGTATGGTTTAAATAAGGAAGATGAATAG